From one Desulfurobacterium thermolithotrophum DSM 11699 genomic stretch:
- the mltG gene encoding endolytic transglycosylase MltG translates to MKRFLVFVFIFILGVFFVFSYIRKSLNEKKQVDFSLKIERNQKIKKVLEKLKNLKVIENDKILYFWIRFNHIPIRAGCYRLKGEYSPIEIIQELTKGTPCLTKFTIPEGANIFDVDRILSEKGFCKKGEVIKLSKDRNFLNSLKLKFLEGYVFPDTYYVKESANCEEVLKIAVENFKKKVEPLFEGYNPPIIVKKGLGKVNKEKILTVASIVEKETSIPEEKPIIAGIIYNRLIKGMRLQCDPTVYYSYRLVGIEKRKLHKGDTLFPSPYNTYYTKGLPPTPICNPGLESIEAAMFPKKTSYLYFVAEDGRHLFSKSYNHHLKLIRKIYKYGEKRKEKTVRNR, encoded by the coding sequence GTGAAAAGGTTTTTAGTTTTTGTCTTTATTTTTATCTTGGGAGTTTTTTTTGTTTTTTCTTATATTCGTAAATCTCTTAACGAAAAAAAACAAGTTGATTTTTCTTTAAAAATTGAAAGAAATCAAAAAATAAAAAAAGTGCTTGAAAAACTAAAAAATTTAAAAGTCATAGAAAACGATAAAATTCTTTACTTTTGGATTCGTTTTAATCATATTCCTATAAGAGCAGGTTGTTATAGACTAAAGGGAGAGTATTCACCCATAGAAATAATTCAAGAACTTACAAAAGGAACTCCTTGCCTTACTAAGTTTACTATACCAGAAGGAGCCAATATTTTTGATGTAGACAGAATTCTTAGTGAAAAGGGTTTCTGTAAGAAAGGAGAAGTAATAAAACTATCAAAAGATAGAAATTTTCTGAATTCTCTAAAACTAAAATTTTTGGAAGGTTATGTTTTTCCAGATACTTACTACGTAAAAGAAAGTGCAAATTGTGAAGAAGTTTTGAAAATAGCTGTAGAAAACTTTAAAAAGAAGGTAGAGCCGCTCTTTGAAGGATACAATCCACCAATAATTGTAAAAAAAGGACTTGGAAAAGTCAACAAAGAGAAAATATTAACAGTAGCTTCCATAGTTGAAAAGGAAACATCTATACCAGAGGAAAAGCCTATAATAGCAGGAATTATTTACAATAGACTTATAAAAGGAATGAGACTTCAGTGCGACCCTACAGTTTACTACTCTTACCGTTTAGTAGGAATAGAAAAAAGGAAGCTTCACAAAGGAGATACATTGTTTCCTTCTCCGTATAATACCTATTATACGAAAGGGCTTCCTCCAACACCTATTTGTAATCCAGGACTAGAATCGATAGAAGCTGCAATGTTCCCAAAGAAAACTTCCTACCTTTACTTTGTTGCAGAAGACGGTAGGCATTTGTTTTCAAAAAGTTATAATCATCATTTAAAACTTATCAGGAAGATTTATAAGTATGGCGAAAAAAGAAAAGAGAAAACGGTACGTAATAGATAG
- a CDS encoding ATP cone domain-containing protein — MAKKEKRKRYVIDSSGEKYPFSKGVLVRSLTKTGLSINEAYNIADEVAAKFKGTITSEDLTNLVFKVLKNQYGKKIAEKYKQLVEEKEILVVEADGKTFVPFSRGILAGSIRSAGVDTQEAFEIAKRIADYLRRKGKFRIKRAELRDITVKFLKRKLGKEYAQRYLLWRQMKRLDKPVIILIGGATGVGKSKLAAELAGILEINRMASTDSIREVMRKMISKELVPSIHVSSYEAGDVVYKFGEMEKEQKILYGFLDQTEKVLTGVEAVINRAIKENISLIVEGIHLIPGVFDRLKEKAYVIHLILTTLDEEIHKSRFKSREKVSQRTSKKYLRNFKAIRLIQDYLYKTAAEKNIPIVENIDFDQTREKAIEIITEKMIREVGVKI; from the coding sequence ATGGCGAAAAAAGAAAAGAGAAAACGGTACGTAATAGATAGTTCGGGAGAAAAGTATCCTTTTTCAAAAGGTGTTCTTGTTCGGTCTCTTACTAAAACCGGTCTTTCAATAAATGAGGCTTATAACATTGCTGACGAGGTTGCTGCTAAGTTTAAAGGTACAATAACTTCTGAAGATCTCACAAATCTTGTTTTCAAGGTTTTAAAAAACCAGTACGGTAAAAAAATTGCAGAAAAATACAAACAGCTTGTAGAAGAAAAAGAAATATTAGTTGTAGAGGCAGACGGAAAAACTTTTGTGCCCTTCTCAAGAGGCATTCTTGCTGGATCTATTAGGTCTGCAGGAGTAGATACTCAAGAAGCTTTTGAAATTGCTAAAAGAATTGCAGATTATCTAAGACGAAAGGGAAAATTCAGAATAAAAAGAGCTGAGCTCCGTGATATTACGGTTAAATTTTTAAAAAGAAAACTTGGAAAAGAGTACGCTCAAAGATATCTTCTTTGGCGTCAAATGAAAAGATTAGATAAACCCGTAATAATTTTAATAGGTGGAGCTACAGGAGTTGGGAAATCAAAACTTGCAGCAGAGCTTGCGGGAATTCTTGAAATTAACAGAATGGCTTCGACAGACTCTATTAGAGAAGTTATGAGGAAGATGATTTCAAAAGAGCTTGTTCCTTCTATTCACGTTTCAAGTTACGAAGCAGGTGATGTCGTTTATAAATTTGGAGAGATGGAAAAGGAGCAAAAGATACTTTACGGCTTTCTTGATCAGACTGAAAAAGTCCTCACTGGAGTTGAAGCAGTAATAAACAGAGCCATTAAAGAAAATATAAGTCTTATCGTTGAAGGAATTCACCTTATTCCTGGTGTTTTTGATAGGTTAAAGGAGAAAGCTTACGTAATTCACCTGATACTTACGACTCTTGATGAAGAAATACATAAAAGTCGCTTCAAATCTCGTGAAAAAGTTTCCCAAAGAACTAGCAAAAAATACTTGCGAAATTTTAAAGCGATAAGACTTATACAGGATTACCTTTATAAAACAGCTGCAGAAAAAAACATTCCTATAGTTGAAAATATCGATTTTGACCAAACAAGAGAAAAAGCAATCGAAATAATTACGGAAAAGATGATAAGAGAAGTAGGAGTAAAAATATGA
- the crcB gene encoding fluoride efflux transporter CrcB, which translates to MIFLYVGIGGFLGAISRFLISGFVQKFFGISFPVGTLAVNVFGSFLIGFLAMLFENIIAPEWKAVFITGFLGALTTFSTFSYETVILIQEGLYQKAFLNVFLNVILCLVATISGMTLFKLMFKV; encoded by the coding sequence ATGATTTTCCTCTATGTAGGCATTGGAGGATTCTTAGGAGCTATATCAAGGTTTCTTATTTCAGGATTTGTTCAAAAATTTTTTGGTATTTCTTTTCCTGTTGGAACTCTTGCCGTTAACGTTTTTGGAAGCTTCTTAATAGGATTTTTAGCAATGTTATTTGAAAACATAATAGCTCCTGAGTGGAAAGCAGTTTTCATTACAGGTTTTTTAGGAGCTCTAACTACTTTCTCAACTTTTAGTTACGAAACTGTTATCTTGATCCAAGAAGGTCTTTACCAAAAAGCATTCTTAAACGTCTTTTTAAACGTTATCTTATGCTTGGTAGCTACCATTTCCGGAATGACTTTATTTAAATTAATGTTTAAAGTTTAA
- a CDS encoding TIGR00296 family protein, with translation MELLTLKEGKFLVKLARKTIEDYLNFGIKIDPPENTPSRLFEERGVFVTLKRYPSMELRGCIGYPEPVMPLVFATIDAAISAATRDPRFYPVRPEELRDILVEVTVLTPPEPLDVPPERLPEEIKVGRDGLIVRCGLASGLLLPQVPIEWGWSEEEFLSQTCVKAGLPPNCWLDPRCQFYRFQGQIFTEVEPFSEVVEEKIIK, from the coding sequence ATGGAACTTTTAACTCTCAAAGAAGGGAAATTTTTAGTTAAACTTGCAAGAAAAACTATTGAAGATTATTTAAATTTTGGAATAAAGATTGATCCTCCCGAAAATACACCTTCAAGGCTTTTTGAAGAAAGAGGAGTTTTTGTTACTTTAAAAAGGTATCCGTCAATGGAACTTAGAGGTTGTATAGGATATCCTGAACCTGTAATGCCTTTGGTTTTTGCAACAATAGATGCTGCAATTTCTGCAGCTACAAGAGATCCAAGGTTTTATCCAGTAAGACCAGAAGAATTAAGAGATATTTTGGTGGAGGTAACCGTTTTAACTCCACCTGAGCCTTTAGATGTTCCTCCTGAAAGACTTCCAGAAGAGATAAAAGTTGGGAGAGATGGTTTGATTGTTAGGTGTGGCCTTGCCAGTGGTCTTTTGCTTCCACAGGTTCCTATTGAGTGGGGATGGAGTGAAGAAGAGTTTCTTTCTCAAACCTGTGTAAAAGCAGGTCTTCCTCCAAATTGTTGGCTTGATCCAAGATGTCAGTTTTATAGATTCCAAGGTCAGATATTTACAGAAGTTGAACCCTTTAGTGAAGTAGTGGAAGAAAAAATAATTAAGTAG
- a CDS encoding site-2 protease family protein codes for MHEWIMNFLIALPAILWAITIHEFAHGYIAYKLGDPTPKITGRLTLNPFAHLDIIGFLALVLVHFGWAKPVMVNPNNFRIDPRKGEILVASGGPLANFLSAFVSVLVLKYFPFSSLPFNVSEPLFLIFKYSIFINVAFGIFNLLPIPPLDGSKILEALLPPKLYYSYKKIEPYGPIILIILVISPLLNWILVPLVNMVINLMLMIT; via the coding sequence TTGCACGAGTGGATAATGAACTTTTTAATTGCTTTACCAGCAATCCTTTGGGCTATAACAATTCATGAATTTGCTCATGGATATATAGCCTATAAGTTGGGAGATCCGACACCTAAGATAACGGGAAGACTAACCTTAAATCCGTTTGCACACCTTGATATTATAGGTTTCCTAGCTTTGGTTCTTGTTCACTTTGGATGGGCAAAACCTGTAATGGTAAATCCTAATAATTTTAGAATAGATCCCCGTAAAGGAGAAATCCTTGTTGCTTCTGGAGGACCTTTAGCAAACTTTCTAAGTGCCTTTGTTAGTGTTTTAGTTCTTAAGTATTTTCCTTTTTCCTCTTTGCCATTTAACGTATCAGAACCGTTGTTTTTAATTTTTAAGTACAGCATATTCATAAACGTTGCCTTTGGAATCTTTAACCTTTTACCTATTCCACCACTTGATGGCTCAAAGATACTGGAAGCACTCCTACCACCGAAACTTTACTACTCTTATAAGAAAATAGAACCTTATGGTCCAATAATCCTCATTATTCTTGTCATAAGCCCTCTACTTAATTGGATACTTGTTCCTTTGGTAAACATGGTAATCAATTTAATGCTTATGATAACTTAA
- a CDS encoding hydantoinase/oxoprolinase family protein — MVIIGVDTGGTFTDFIYKDGDKWGVFKTLSTPENPAKAVLFGIEKIAKDKPKNITHGSTVATNAVLERKGAKTAFITNKGFEDILFIGRQNREKLYDLHYRKNPPLVQKELSFGVKGRIIYTGEEIEKLDEAEIEKVAKILKEKGVESVAVSFLFSFLNPEHEEIVERVLKKLGFEVSISSKIVPEFREYERSSTSVINAYVMPKMKGYISFLENHLGKEDRLRIMQSNGGVISSETVKEQPVRTILSGPAGGVAGAWKIGKLAGYEKLITFDMGGTSTDVSLIDEKPIITTESKIEGYPVKVPVIDIHTVGAGGGSIARIDSGGALTVGPESAGADPGPICYGKGEEITITDANLFIGRLISDYFLGGNMKLQFERIVPYFEEMAKKAGITPLELAEGILNIANTKMEKAIRVISVERGYNPQEFSLFSFGGAGGLHAAFLAKALGIPRVIVPQNPGILSAMGMVLSDIVKDYSLTVMLTGKSVNRENIERFFKVLEERAVEDLKREGISENKIKVEKYLDMRYKGQSFELIVPFVDDFIEAFHKEHERVYGYSSRKMEVEVVNVRIRAIGETEKPELKKFNLVSEKVPEGALLEKRKVYFDGKWIETSVYNREKLLPGNRIEGAAIVVEYSSTTVIPPFAKAFVDEYKNLIIEV, encoded by the coding sequence ATGGTCATCATAGGCGTTGATACAGGTGGGACTTTTACTGATTTCATCTATAAAGACGGTGATAAGTGGGGAGTTTTTAAAACTCTTTCAACTCCTGAAAATCCAGCAAAGGCTGTCCTTTTTGGAATTGAAAAAATTGCAAAGGATAAACCAAAAAACATTACTCATGGTTCGACTGTCGCAACAAATGCGGTTCTTGAAAGAAAGGGAGCAAAAACGGCTTTCATAACTAATAAAGGATTTGAGGATATTCTCTTTATAGGAAGGCAAAATAGAGAAAAGCTTTATGACCTTCACTACAGAAAAAATCCTCCCCTTGTTCAAAAAGAGCTCTCTTTTGGCGTTAAAGGAAGAATCATTTATACAGGTGAAGAAATTGAAAAATTGGACGAAGCAGAAATAGAAAAAGTTGCAAAAATTTTAAAGGAGAAAGGTGTTGAGTCTGTAGCTGTTTCATTCCTTTTTTCTTTTCTTAACCCCGAGCATGAAGAGATAGTTGAGAGGGTTTTGAAGAAACTTGGATTTGAGGTTTCTATCTCAAGCAAAATTGTTCCTGAGTTCAGGGAGTATGAGAGGAGCTCCACTAGCGTAATAAACGCCTACGTTATGCCGAAAATGAAAGGTTACATCTCTTTCCTTGAGAACCACTTAGGTAAGGAAGACAGACTCCGAATTATGCAGTCAAACGGTGGAGTTATCTCCTCTGAGACTGTAAAGGAGCAGCCTGTCAGGACAATCCTTTCGGGACCTGCTGGTGGTGTTGCTGGAGCGTGGAAAATAGGAAAACTGGCAGGATACGAAAAACTTATAACCTTTGACATGGGTGGGACATCAACGGATGTGTCTCTGATAGATGAAAAACCTATCATAACAACAGAGTCAAAAATAGAAGGATATCCCGTAAAAGTTCCGGTAATTGACATTCACACAGTTGGTGCTGGCGGAGGTTCTATTGCAAGGATTGATTCTGGAGGAGCTTTAACCGTAGGACCTGAAAGTGCCGGCGCAGACCCAGGTCCTATCTGCTACGGTAAAGGAGAGGAGATAACGATAACAGATGCAAACCTTTTCATTGGAAGGCTTATTTCTGATTACTTCCTCGGTGGGAATATGAAACTCCAATTTGAAAGGATTGTTCCATACTTTGAGGAAATGGCAAAGAAAGCAGGGATTACTCCCTTAGAGCTTGCAGAAGGGATTTTAAATATTGCCAATACAAAAATGGAAAAAGCTATTAGAGTAATTTCTGTAGAAAGGGGTTACAATCCTCAGGAGTTTTCCCTTTTCTCTTTTGGAGGTGCTGGAGGTCTTCACGCTGCTTTCCTTGCAAAAGCGCTGGGCATTCCAAGAGTTATCGTCCCTCAGAATCCGGGAATCCTCTCTGCAATGGGAATGGTTCTTTCAGATATTGTTAAAGACTACTCCCTAACAGTCATGCTTACAGGCAAAAGTGTAAACAGAGAAAACATTGAAAGGTTCTTTAAAGTTCTTGAAGAAAGGGCTGTCGAAGACTTAAAGAGAGAGGGGATTTCAGAAAATAAAATAAAAGTAGAGAAATATCTTGATATGAGGTACAAAGGACAATCCTTCGAGCTAATTGTCCCATTTGTAGATGACTTTATTGAAGCCTTTCACAAAGAACATGAGAGGGTTTATGGATACTCCAGTCGGAAGATGGAAGTTGAAGTTGTCAACGTGAGAATAAGAGCAATTGGAGAAACAGAAAAGCCGGAATTGAAGAAATTCAATCTTGTTTCAGAAAAAGTTCCAGAAGGAGCTCTCTTAGAGAAGAGAAAAGTTTACTTTGATGGAAAGTGGATAGAAACCTCTGTTTATAATAGAGAAAAGCTCCTTCCCGGAAACAGGATAGAGGGAGCTGCTATTGTTGTTGAGTACAGCTCAACAACTGTGATTCCGCCTTTTGCAAAGGCTTTTGTAGATGAGTATAAAAACTTAATTATTGAAGTCTGA
- a CDS encoding nucleotidyl transferase AbiEii/AbiGii toxin family protein: MKRLKEKQREVLEKLVKSGITEGFYLAGGTALLIRYGHRESDDFDFFSFSQNKNLDFFRRIQKIPSEFLKVEELKSDTLIFYLNSVKFSFFEYPYPVLKFPDRFEKLGIYVASDEDIAAMKAVAVIQRGSKKDFFDLYFLIKKNNWELEKIITFCKEKYGNVFPEPAFLKALTYFKEAELESYKDIDVEWNSIKNFFIKTVTDYVTSL, translated from the coding sequence ATGAAGAGATTAAAAGAAAAGCAGAGAGAAGTTTTAGAGAAACTTGTAAAATCTGGAATTACTGAAGGATTTTATCTTGCAGGGGGTACAGCTTTACTCATCAGATACGGACATAGAGAATCTGATGATTTCGATTTTTTTAGCTTTTCCCAAAATAAAAACCTTGATTTTTTTAGACGAATACAAAAAATTCCATCAGAATTCTTGAAAGTGGAAGAGTTAAAAAGTGATACATTGATCTTTTATCTAAACAGTGTGAAATTTAGCTTTTTTGAGTATCCTTATCCTGTTTTAAAATTTCCAGACAGGTTTGAAAAGCTGGGTATATATGTTGCTTCTGATGAAGATATAGCAGCTATGAAAGCAGTTGCAGTTATTCAAAGAGGAAGCAAAAAAGATTTTTTTGATCTTTACTTTTTGATAAAGAAAAATAACTGGGAACTAGAAAAAATAATAACTTTTTGTAAGGAAAAGTACGGAAATGTGTTTCCTGAACCTGCTTTTTTAAAAGCTTTAACGTACTTTAAAGAAGCAGAACTGGAAAGTTACAAAGATATCGATGTCGAATGGAATAGCATTAAAAATTTCTTCATTAAAACAGTTACCGATTATGTAACATCCCTGTAA
- a CDS encoding hydantoinase B/oxoprolinase family protein — protein MQNVNPILLEIFKNRFSSIAEEMGVVLQRTSFSPNIKERRDFSCAIFNENGEMVAQAAHIPVHLGSMPLSVKSVIESLELKEGDMAILNDPFRGGTHLPDITIVAPVYTGGDKPAFYVANRAHHADIGGISPGSMPLSNSIFQEGLIIPPVKIVENGEIDEKLLDFIKANVRTPEEREGDFAAQIMANRVGIKRLKELINKYSLETVKGYSKALISYSERIMRETIKSIPDGVYEFEDFMEDDGSGNSDIKIKVKLTIDGEQALVDFSESDFQVEGSINSVKAITLSAVLYVFRCLVKEDIPTNAGCLAPVEVITKEGTIVDAKFPAAVSAGNVETSQRIVDVLLGALSEALPDFIPAASQGTMNNVTIGGFNPETGAPFTYYETIGGGMGASAKGDGESAIHSHMTNTLNTPVEALEFAYPFLVTEYSVRRNSGGDGLFKGGNGIVREFKFLTDVEVTVISERRRVPPYGLFGGEPGRTGENWIIKNGEKIRKDGKFTEKLSKGDVLRIETPGGGGFGQKVVK, from the coding sequence TTGCAGAACGTAAATCCAATTCTTCTTGAGATATTTAAAAATAGGTTTTCCTCTATTGCCGAGGAGATGGGTGTTGTCCTCCAGAGAACTTCATTTTCTCCCAATATAAAGGAAAGAAGAGACTTCTCCTGTGCCATTTTTAATGAAAATGGAGAAATGGTGGCTCAGGCTGCACACATTCCTGTCCACCTTGGTTCAATGCCTTTGTCGGTTAAGTCAGTTATTGAGAGTTTAGAATTAAAAGAAGGGGACATGGCAATTCTCAATGACCCTTTCAGGGGAGGAACACATCTACCCGATATTACAATCGTTGCTCCTGTTTATACCGGTGGAGATAAACCAGCCTTTTACGTTGCAAACAGAGCTCACCATGCAGACATTGGAGGAATTTCTCCCGGTTCGATGCCTCTTTCAAACTCTATTTTTCAAGAAGGATTGATAATTCCGCCAGTAAAAATTGTTGAAAATGGAGAGATTGATGAAAAACTCCTTGATTTCATAAAAGCTAACGTTAGAACTCCAGAAGAAAGAGAAGGAGACTTTGCCGCCCAAATTATGGCAAATAGGGTTGGAATAAAGAGATTAAAGGAGCTCATAAATAAATACTCTTTAGAAACTGTTAAAGGTTACAGCAAAGCTTTGATTAGTTACTCAGAAAGAATTATGAGAGAAACTATAAAATCAATTCCAGATGGTGTTTATGAATTTGAGGACTTTATGGAAGATGACGGTTCAGGAAACAGTGACATAAAGATAAAAGTGAAACTAACCATAGATGGAGAGCAAGCTTTAGTTGACTTTTCCGAGTCTGACTTTCAGGTTGAAGGAAGCATAAACAGCGTAAAAGCAATAACTCTTTCAGCAGTTCTTTATGTTTTTAGGTGTCTTGTTAAGGAAGATATTCCAACAAATGCTGGCTGTTTAGCTCCTGTTGAGGTAATTACAAAAGAGGGAACAATTGTTGATGCTAAATTCCCTGCCGCTGTTTCTGCGGGAAACGTTGAGACTTCACAAAGGATTGTTGATGTTCTGCTGGGAGCTCTCTCTGAAGCTCTTCCAGACTTTATTCCCGCTGCTAGCCAGGGAACAATGAACAACGTAACGATCGGCGGATTTAATCCAGAAACAGGAGCTCCCTTTACCTACTATGAAACAATTGGCGGTGGCATGGGAGCTTCTGCTAAAGGCGATGGAGAGAGCGCAATCCACTCCCACATGACAAATACGCTGAACACCCCTGTTGAAGCGCTTGAGTTTGCCTATCCATTCTTAGTTACTGAATACTCTGTAAGAAGGAATTCTGGAGGAGACGGACTTTTTAAAGGTGGTAATGGAATCGTAAGGGAATTCAAATTTCTGACAGATGTTGAGGTAACAGTTATCTCTGAAAGAAGAAGAGTTCCACCTTATGGACTCTTTGGCGGTGAACCAGGAAGAACTGGAGAGAACTGGATTATTAAAAATGGAGAAAAGATTAGAAAAGATGGAAAGTTTACGGAGAAACTTTCCAAAGGAGATGTTTTACGAATAGAAACTCCTGGCGGAGGAGGTTTTGGGCAGAAAGTCGTAAAATAG
- a CDS encoding ATP-dependent helicase, translating into MESLLKGLNPQQKKAVTYFDSPLLILAGAGSGKTRVITYKIAYMIEKLRYKPERILAVTFTNKAAKEMKERVEKLVGNSAPVLVSTFHSFCVRLLRTHSVRVGYQPNFLILDTDDKKRLVREIIRDMNLDSELYNPSAIASVISNIKNGLYSPESMTTYYDRIKDIFEIYNKRLKENNAFDFDDLLIYGRELLKSEELQRKYSDFFQYVLIDEYQDTNRIQYEIARALTKDKGNICVVGDEDQCIYTWRGANIENILSFEKDFQNAKIIKLEKNYRCTKVILDAANAVIENNKLRKGKKLYTDNPAGEPIRLYVAESDVDEARFVSKTVKQFLKKGVKPADIAIFYRTNSQSRVVEDALRREGISYKIVGGLKFYERKEIKDIIAYLRVVLFEKDTISLLRILNVPKRGLGSAVEKKLKEILQQETSNIGALKLLSDELRMEKQKKAIEDLIDIVEEIRKKLYNLKPYDLIKFITVSIGYEKYLRKEHPEDWESRVENIKELGNTIQEFSEREKLQGEDLYLEFLSTITLSSDQDELDEEDEKVTLMTVHASKGLEFPIVFITGLEEGLFPHIKSLDTKEEIEEERRLFYVAITRAKRLLSLSYAKKRRSFGSYKDTRKSRFLDEVPTHLIKEVKRKVAKKESERRNAIDFEVVQKKKPKLVFHQKFGKGVVKRVEGVGESAKVTAFFANYGEKTIVMKFLKVIG; encoded by the coding sequence TTGGAGAGTTTATTAAAAGGTTTAAATCCTCAGCAAAAGAAAGCAGTAACTTATTTTGATTCTCCTCTTTTAATCTTAGCAGGAGCAGGTTCTGGGAAGACAAGAGTCATTACATATAAGATTGCCTACATGATTGAGAAATTAAGATATAAACCTGAAAGAATTCTGGCAGTTACATTTACAAATAAAGCTGCTAAAGAAATGAAAGAAAGAGTGGAGAAGTTAGTTGGAAATTCAGCTCCAGTTCTTGTATCTACTTTTCACTCTTTTTGTGTAAGACTTTTAAGAACTCACAGCGTAAGAGTTGGTTATCAGCCAAACTTTTTAATTCTTGATACAGATGACAAAAAGAGATTAGTAAGAGAAATAATAAGGGACATGAACCTTGATTCTGAACTCTACAATCCTTCGGCCATAGCATCTGTTATAAGCAACATAAAAAATGGCCTTTATTCTCCAGAGAGTATGACCACTTATTACGATAGAATCAAAGATATATTTGAAATTTACAACAAAAGACTGAAGGAAAATAACGCTTTTGACTTTGATGACTTGCTGATTTATGGAAGAGAGCTTTTAAAGAGTGAAGAACTCCAAAGAAAGTATTCTGACTTTTTCCAGTACGTTCTCATAGATGAGTACCAGGATACAAACAGAATTCAGTATGAGATTGCAAGAGCTCTAACAAAGGATAAAGGGAATATCTGCGTTGTAGGAGATGAAGACCAGTGTATTTACACGTGGCGAGGAGCAAATATAGAAAACATTCTTTCATTTGAAAAAGACTTTCAAAATGCAAAAATAATAAAGCTTGAGAAAAACTATCGTTGTACAAAGGTAATCCTTGATGCTGCAAATGCAGTAATTGAAAATAACAAGCTGAGAAAGGGAAAAAAACTTTACACAGACAATCCCGCAGGAGAACCAATAAGACTTTACGTTGCAGAAAGTGACGTTGATGAGGCAAGGTTTGTTTCAAAAACGGTTAAACAATTTTTGAAAAAGGGAGTAAAGCCAGCTGACATTGCTATTTTTTATAGAACGAACTCACAATCAAGGGTAGTTGAAGACGCTTTAAGAAGGGAAGGCATATCTTATAAAATTGTTGGCGGGTTAAAGTTTTACGAAAGAAAGGAAATTAAAGACATTATAGCCTATTTAAGAGTGGTTTTATTTGAAAAGGATACTATTTCTCTCCTTCGAATTTTGAATGTTCCTAAAAGAGGACTAGGCTCTGCCGTAGAAAAGAAATTGAAAGAAATTCTTCAACAGGAAACTTCTAATATTGGAGCTTTAAAGCTTCTTTCTGATGAATTGAGAATGGAAAAGCAAAAAAAGGCAATTGAGGACTTGATAGATATAGTTGAGGAAATTAGAAAAAAGCTTTATAACCTAAAACCTTATGATCTTATTAAGTTCATCACTGTTTCAATAGGGTATGAGAAGTATCTTCGAAAAGAGCATCCAGAAGATTGGGAATCTAGAGTTGAAAACATAAAAGAGCTTGGTAACACAATTCAAGAGTTTTCAGAAAGAGAAAAACTTCAAGGAGAAGATCTTTACTTAGAGTTTTTAAGCACGATTACTCTTTCTTCTGACCAGGATGAGTTAGATGAAGAAGATGAAAAGGTTACTCTCATGACCGTTCACGCTTCAAAAGGTTTGGAATTTCCCATTGTCTTTATCACAGGACTTGAAGAAGGTCTTTTCCCTCACATAAAAAGTCTTGATACAAAGGAAGAGATAGAAGAGGAAAGAAGACTTTTTTACGTTGCAATAACAAGAGCTAAAAGGCTCCTTTCTCTTTCCTATGCTAAAAAGAGGAGAAGTTTTGGAAGTTATAAGGATACGAGAAAGTCAAGGTTTTTAGATGAAGTCCCGACACATCTAATTAAAGAGGTAAAAAGAAAAGTTGCTAAAAAAGAAAGTGAAAGAAGAAACGCTATTGATTTTGAAGTTGTCCAGAAGAAAAAACCTAAATTAGTATTTCATCAAAAGTTTGGAAAAGGAGTAGTAAAGAGAGTAGAAGGAGTTGGAGAAAGTGCAAAAGTGACTGCTTTTTTTGCTAATTATGGAGAAAAAACAATAGTCATGAAGTTTTTAAAAGTAATTGGATAA